A window of the Alnus glutinosa chromosome 4, dhAlnGlut1.1, whole genome shotgun sequence genome harbors these coding sequences:
- the LOC133865895 gene encoding ACT domain-containing protein ACR3-like isoform X2, whose amino-acid sequence MAKVCWPYFDPEYENFSTRINPPRVSVDNISCRDCTLIKVDSINKPEILLDVVQILTDLDLIITKAYISSDGGWFMDGLYMNKFLLAIYLGYVSFVLYGHSIIWLSGFA is encoded by the exons ATGGCAAAAGTTTGTTGGCCATACTTTGATCCTGAATACGAGAACTTCAGCACCAGAATCAATCCTCCAAG GGTGTCTGTAGACAACATTAGTTGCCGCGACTGTACTCTAATCAAG GTTGACAGTATTAACAAACCAGAAATTCTGTTGGACGTTGTGCAAATCCTGACAGATCTTGACCTCATCATCACCAAAGCCTACATCTCATCTGACGGCGGATGGTTCATGGATGGATTGTACATGAATAAATTTTTGCTTGCTATATACTTGGGCTATGTTTCCTTTGTATTGTATGGGCACAGTATAATTTGGTTATCTGGCTTCGCCTGA
- the LOC133865895 gene encoding uncharacterized protein LOC133865895 isoform X1 — MAKVCWPYFDPEYENFSTRINPPRVSVDNISCRDCTLIKVEFEICQPKHHKRIYKISAQVGSYDRWIMLKPSYVATTCLRLSSCKNCFRKFDFLITAENQYRQILTKVK, encoded by the exons ATGGCAAAAGTTTGTTGGCCATACTTTGATCCTGAATACGAGAACTTCAGCACCAGAATCAATCCTCCAAG GGTGTCTGTAGACAACATTAGTTGCCGCGACTGTACTCTAATCAAG GTTGAGTTTGAAATTTGTCAACCAAAGCATCACAAACGCATCTACAAAATTTCAGCCCAAGTTGGTTCATATGACAGGTGGATCATGCTTAAACCCTCTTATGTTGCAACAACTTGCCTACGTCTTTCCTCGTGTAAAAATTGCTTTAGAAAATTTGACTTCCTAATTACAGCTGAAAATCAATACAGGCAAATTTTAACCAAAGTGAAATAG